One uncultured Alphaproteobacteria bacterium genomic region harbors:
- the cysW gene encoding sulfate/thiosulfate transporter subunit; membrane component of ABC superfamily (Evidence 2a : Function of homologous gene experimentally demonstrated in an other organism; PubMedId : 2188958; Product type t : transporter), with amino-acid sequence MEPPENRHMTALLRPRRAPRVAEAPAIRRVLLAFALAVVLLFLVLPLGVVFAEAFAKGWTAFAEGLADPDALAAIRLTLLVAAVSVAANLVFGIAAAWAVTKFDFPGKSVLVTLIDLPFSVSPVIAGLIYVLLFGAHGLLGPWLTAHGVEVIFAVPGIVLATVFVTLPFVARELIPTMEMLGRGDEEVARTLGASGWQIFFRVTLPNVKWAALYGVLLCNARAMGEFGAVSVVSGHLRGLTNTMPLHIEILYNEYNFVAAFAVASLLAAMALLTLALKSGLEALSGK; translated from the coding sequence ATGGAACCGCCGGAGAATCGGCACATGACCGCTCTGCTCCGGCCGCGCCGCGCGCCGCGGGTCGCCGAAGCTCCGGCGATCCGCCGCGTTCTGCTCGCCTTCGCCCTCGCCGTGGTTCTACTGTTTCTGGTGCTGCCGCTGGGCGTGGTGTTCGCCGAGGCGTTCGCCAAGGGCTGGACGGCGTTCGCCGAAGGCCTCGCCGATCCCGACGCATTGGCGGCGATCCGCCTCACCCTGCTGGTAGCCGCCGTCTCGGTAGCGGCCAACCTCGTTTTCGGCATCGCCGCCGCGTGGGCGGTGACCAAGTTCGACTTCCCCGGCAAGAGCGTGCTCGTCACCCTCATCGACCTGCCGTTCTCGGTATCGCCGGTGATCGCCGGGCTGATCTACGTGCTGCTGTTCGGCGCGCACGGTCTCCTCGGTCCGTGGCTCACCGCCCACGGCGTCGAGGTGATCTTCGCGGTGCCGGGGATCGTGCTCGCCACGGTGTTCGTGACCCTGCCGTTCGTCGCGCGCGAACTGATCCCGACGATGGAGATGCTCGGCCGCGGCGACGAGGAGGTGGCGCGCACCCTCGGCGCGTCGGGCTGGCAGATCTTCTTCCGCGTCACCCTGCCCAACGTCAAATGGGCGGCTCTCTACGGCGTGCTGCTGTGCAACGCGCGGGCGATGGGGGAATTCGGCGCGGTGTCGGTGGTCTCCGGCCACCTGCGCGGACTGACCAACACCATGCCTCTGCACATCGAAATCCTCTATAACGAATACAACTTCGTCGCCGCGTTCGCGGTGGCGTCGCTGTTGGCGGCGATGGCCCTCCTCACCCTGGCGCTGAAGTCGGGCCTCGAAGCCCTGAGCGGAAAATAG
- the cysU gene encoding sulfate/thiosulfate transporter subunit; membrane component of ABC superfamily (Evidence 2a : Function of homologous gene experimentally demonstrated in an other organism; PubMedId : 2188958; Product type t : transporter) has translation MVSRSPKVIPGFGLTLGVTLAYLSLVVLLPLAMIPATALGLSAARAWAIVGDPRTLHALGLSLGAALAAAAANAALGTLLAWVLVRYDFPGRRLLDALIDLPFALPTAVAGISLAALYAPNGWLGRLLAPLGVKVAYTPLGIVVALVFVGLPFVVRAVEPVLEALDAEVEEAAASLGARWGQSFRRVVLPLIAPAVLAGFAMALARGIGEYGSVIFIAGNLPMASEIAPLLIAIRLEEHDDAAAAVIALAMLAIAFLLLLALNLLQAWNRRRIGT, from the coding sequence ATGGTCTCCCGATCGCCCAAGGTGATACCCGGTTTCGGCCTGACCCTCGGGGTCACGCTCGCCTATCTGTCGCTGGTGGTACTGCTGCCGCTGGCGATGATCCCGGCGACCGCCCTCGGGCTTTCGGCCGCGCGCGCCTGGGCGATCGTCGGCGACCCGCGCACCCTCCACGCCCTCGGCCTCAGCCTCGGCGCGGCGCTCGCGGCGGCGGCGGCGAACGCCGCGCTCGGCACTCTGCTCGCCTGGGTTCTGGTGCGCTACGACTTTCCCGGGCGGCGGCTGCTGGATGCGCTGATCGATCTCCCCTTCGCGCTCCCCACCGCGGTGGCGGGAATCTCCCTCGCCGCCCTCTACGCGCCGAACGGCTGGCTCGGGCGGCTGCTCGCGCCGCTCGGGGTCAAGGTCGCGTACACGCCGCTCGGCATCGTCGTCGCGCTGGTGTTCGTCGGCCTGCCGTTCGTGGTGCGCGCCGTCGAACCGGTGCTCGAGGCCCTCGACGCCGAGGTCGAGGAAGCCGCCGCATCCCTCGGCGCGCGCTGGGGGCAGAGTTTCCGCCGCGTCGTCCTGCCGCTGATCGCGCCCGCGGTGCTCGCCGGATTCGCGATGGCGCTCGCCCGCGGCATCGGCGAATACGGCTCGGTGATCTTCATCGCCGGCAACCTGCCGATGGCCTCGGAGATCGCGCCGCTGCTGATCGCGATCCGCCTGGAGGAACACGACGACGCGGCCGCGGCGGTGATCGCCCTCGCGATGCTGGCGATCGCCTTCCTCCTGCTGCTCGCGCTCAACCTGCTGCAGGCATGGAACCGCCGGAGAATCGGCACATGA
- the sbp gene encoding sulfate transporter subunit; periplasmic-binding component of ABC superfamily (Evidence 2a : Function of homologous gene experimentally demonstrated in an other organism; PubMedId : 2002055, 3158524, 8774726, 9298646; Product type t : transporter): protein MKLVRIWFAVALFALPWSAAHAETTLLNVSYDPTREFYREVNAAFAKAWKAETGETVQVRMSHGGSGRQARAVIDGLEADVVTLALAYDVDVIADVRKALPPDWQTRLPNDSAPYTSTVVFLVRKGNPKGIKDWGDLAKPGIGVITPNPKTSGGARWNFLAAWAWAEDAFDRDDAKVRDYMAALFRNVPVLDTGARGATTTFAKRGIGDVLLAWENEAHLAREELGRNDFEIVAPSMSILAQPPVALVDANADKHGTRKAAEAYLAFLYAPEGQRLAAKHFYRPVRPEFAAPEDLARFPEIRRIALKDRFGDWRTAQKRFFDDGGVFDQVFGRR, encoded by the coding sequence ATGAAGCTCGTGCGCATCTGGTTCGCCGTCGCTCTGTTCGCGCTGCCGTGGTCCGCGGCGCATGCCGAAACGACGTTGCTCAACGTCTCCTACGATCCCACCCGCGAGTTCTATCGCGAGGTCAACGCCGCCTTCGCCAAGGCGTGGAAGGCCGAGACCGGCGAGACGGTGCAGGTGCGGATGTCGCACGGCGGTTCCGGCCGTCAGGCGCGCGCGGTGATCGACGGATTGGAGGCCGACGTCGTCACCCTCGCGCTCGCCTACGACGTCGACGTCATCGCCGACGTCCGCAAGGCGCTGCCCCCGGACTGGCAGACCCGCCTGCCCAACGACAGCGCCCCCTACACCTCGACCGTGGTGTTCCTGGTGCGCAAGGGCAACCCGAAGGGGATCAAGGACTGGGGCGACCTCGCGAAACCGGGGATCGGCGTGATCACCCCCAACCCCAAGACCTCGGGCGGCGCGCGCTGGAACTTCCTCGCCGCGTGGGCGTGGGCGGAGGACGCCTTCGACCGCGACGACGCCAAGGTGCGCGACTACATGGCCGCGCTGTTCCGCAACGTGCCGGTGCTCGATACCGGCGCGCGCGGCGCCACCACCACCTTCGCCAAGCGCGGCATCGGCGACGTGCTGCTGGCGTGGGAGAACGAAGCCCATCTCGCGCGCGAGGAACTGGGGCGGAACGACTTCGAAATCGTCGCGCCGTCGATGAGCATCCTCGCGCAGCCGCCGGTGGCGCTGGTCGACGCCAACGCCGACAAGCACGGCACCCGCAAGGCGGCGGAGGCGTATCTCGCGTTCCTCTACGCGCCCGAGGGCCAGCGCCTCGCGGCGAAGCACTTCTACCGGCCGGTTCGACCGGAATTCGCCGCGCCGGAAGACCTCGCGCGCTTCCCCGAGATTCGCCGGATCGCCCTCAAGGACCGTTTCGGCGACTGGCGCACGGCGCAGAAGCGGTTCTTCGACGACGGCGGCGTCTTCGATCAGGTTTTCGGCAGGCGCTGA